The Phlebotomus papatasi isolate M1 chromosome 3, Ppap_2.1, whole genome shotgun sequence genomic sequence attcgaacgatatttttaaaactaactgaatttatgtgagattaaattgcactttgaatcaaatgcccgtaatttctcacaagttttagtggtaacatacttccttttaattttattcgcACATAATGTGTGTAAATGTTCAGGAAACAgcacggaaatatgatttttaatcatccacaacacgaattttttaacataaccctacaattgacattttaaatccaaccggcgttcgaatttgagagattcagatttgagagactctactgtaatactttaattcactctggacaaacttcatgtttagtgaaaataattttgaatatattaaccgccagtgtttggcagctgtcacccggatatcgaagtgctggatatcgaagagtctactgtactaccAAAATATATCTGAAAAGAATATCTGCTTAACTATAAGAAATCTTACtttcttttgttaaaaaaatttgtaaattatttgCCCTACCGTTTCTAAcagtgtaaaaaattaaaaattgattttatttttaatttcttttatttagcgATGCTTTGTAACATTTTTCTTTACACTATTACTATTCTTAATTAATCTTcttaacaaattcaaaaaaattgtcAGCAGaagaaattctcaagaaatatgaattttctcaaTCATTTCTTGTACAGATCTCTTAAATATAATTTCACCAACAGTACCGCTGCCTCAGGGAGCGAATTTTCTCATGATCTTCCAATCTTTTAGGCTATCCTTGCTCCTGCTGTGCTTCAGTTACTGATCCCAACGTGATGTACGTCTAGCATTTAGAGTCCATTCCATTAGATAAAAATTGCTGTTTCCGTCCAGAGACATTCCCAGGCTGTCGATGAGGAACTATAAAATTGTTGACTATGAAGCAATAAAGTATTATCTCTCAGACTGCATCTTCATTTCCTCCTGAAACAGTGAAATCTCCTCCAGGTTCTTCTCAATCTCCTCGTGAATTTCTCCCGATTGTGACTTTATTGTCTGATTTTTCTCTTGCACATGCTTCTTAAGTTCCTCCAGCCTTGTCTTGACCTCTGCCAGGTGATCCACATCCTTCAGGAAGGTCTCAAAGACCCTCCACCAATCTTCCACGGAAGGATTGTCTGGTTCCTGTAGATGTCTCGTTTCGGGACTTTCTGGCTTCTCAGCTCTGAATGTCTCCATATCCTCGAGGATCTCCTCCAGGGATAGCATTGGAGGAGCTGGCGGGAGTTTCCTGAACATGTTTTCCTTCTCACTTTTCTAGCACTTTTTTGACACGTTTCCGTCACACGTCACGTGGTTAGCAAAGTTGTCAAAAGTTctgtgaaaataattcgtgCAGTTTGCATTCAGCTGAGTAAAATTAGTATTTCCACggg encodes the following:
- the LOC129807817 gene encoding uncharacterized protein LOC129807817, with the protein product MFRKLPPAPPMLSLEEILEDMETFRAEKPESPETRHLQEPDNPSVEDWWRVFETFLKDVDHLAEVKTRLEELKKHVQEKNQTIKSQSGEIHEEIEKNLEEISLFQEEMKMQSER